CCCGACGCAGACGGCGGCCAGCGCCGACGGCGTCAGGCCGGCGTCCGCCACCGCCTGGGCCGCGGCGGCCCGCGCCGCCCGGAGGCGCGCCTCCCGTCCGTCGTCAGGGAGCACCGCCACGGATGACGAGCCGACCGGCTCCCCCGCGAGATCCGCCACGACGGCACGCACGGTCACCGATCCGATGTCCACGCCCATGACGTGCCCGGCGCCCGCCCGGAACTCCACCAGGCGCCGCGGACGGCCCACCTGACCGGACTCTGGATCATGGGAGAACAGCCACCCGGCATCGAGGAGTGAGTCCACGATGCCTTCCACGGTGGGGCGGGACAGCCCGCTCTGCGTGGCCAGCTCGGTCAGCCCCATGGCTCCGTTGTCGCGGAGCAGTTTCATGGTCAGGACCGCGTTCTGGCGTCGCAGACGGGAGGTGTCACCTCGGCGCAATTCCACATTCACTCCTTCTCAAGGTCTTGACAGTTCCGTTCCCCGGACCTCAGATTAAAGAAACCTCTTTTAATTTCTATGGTCAGGGGAACCACGTGCAGTCTGCAAGTCCAACCGCGTCCGCTCCTCCAGCGGACGCACCCACCCTCGCCGTGATCGGCGCCGGCCTCCGCAGCACGGTCTACGCCCAGCGGGCCCGGGCGACCGGCGCCGCGCGGATCGTCGCCGTCGCGGAACCTGATCCGGCGCGCCGCGAGCGGTTCGCCCGCGAACACGGCATTCCGGCGGAGAACGTCTTCAGCGACTGGGAGGATCTCCTGGCCGGCGAACGGCTCGCCGACGGCGTCATCATCGGCACCCAGGACCGGATGCATGCCGGGCCGGCGGTGGCTGCGGCCGGGAAGGGGTATCACATCCTCCTGGAGAAGCCGATCGCGCCCACCGAGGAGGAGGCCGCCCGCATCCTGGCGGCGGCCGAGGAGAACGACGTCATTCTGGCCGTCTGCCACGTCATGCGGTACTCCCCCTACACGCGGGCTCTGCGGAAGATCCTCGAAGACGGCACTATTGGTCAGGTGATCAATGTGCAGCATCTGGAGCAGGTGGGCTGGTGGCATCACGCTCACTCCTTCGTCCGCGGCAATTGGCGCAAGGAGGCGGAGTCCGCCTCGCTCCTTCTGGCCAAAGCTTGCCACGACGTCGATTGGCTTGCCTACATGATGGGAGCAATCCCACAGCGTGTCTCCTCCTTCGGGGCGCTCACCCACTTCACGGCGGCAGCCCGCCCCGCGGGCGCCGCCGACCGCTGCTGGGACTGCCCGCTCGAAGCGATCTGCCCGTACTCGGCCAAGCGTTTGTACCTCGGCTGCCTCGGCGATCCGGAGAAGGAGTTCTGGCCACTGTCCGCCGTCACGGAGGACGCCACTCCCGAAGGCGTGGAGCGGGCGCTGCGCACCGGCCCGTACGGCCGCTGCGTCTACGCCTGCGACAACGACGTGGTGGACACCCAGACCGTCTCCCTCGAATTCGGCACCGGCGCGACGGCGACCATCACCGTGACCGCGTTCGCCGCCCTGGAGCACCGCAAGACCCGGATCTTCGGGACGCACGGCTCGATCGACGGCGACGGTCGCCACCTCCGCATCCACGATTTCGTGTCGGACAGCTGGACCGAGATCGACACCGGCGGGGGCGATGACGCCTCCATGGCCGGCGGCCACGGAGGCGCCGACGAATCCCTGGCAGACGCCTTCTTCGACGCCCTCCGCCATGACGATCCGTCCCGGATCCTCAGCAGCGGACGCGAGAGCCTCGACACCCACCGGGTGGTCTGGGCCGCGGAGACCGCCCGGAAGCAGGGCACCGTGGTCACGATCCCGCCCACAGCACTTTCAGCGACACACCTTTCAATGACGAAACAGGAAGAATCGGAGTACACAGCATGAAGAACCACTCACTGCGGATCCTCACCGCCGTCGTCCTGGCCGGCGCGGTGGCCACCGGCGCCTCCGCGTGCGGCCAGAAGAACAGCGCCTCGGCGGCCGCCGAACGCACGCTCAGCTACCGCTCCATCTGGAGCGCCGACGAGCCGCAGGCCAAGATCCTCAAGAGCGCCCTCGACGACTTCGCCCAGCAGGAAGGCGTCAAGGTCGACGTCAAGTTCGTCGGGCGCACGGGCGGCGACGCCCTGACCACCGAGATGGCCGCCGGGAAGGGGCCGGATCTGTTCGACGCCGGTTCGGACAACCTGCCCGCGTGGCGGGCCCAGAACCTCGCCGCCCCGGTGGACGACGTGCTGAAGATGCCCGTCCCGGGCGAGAACGGCAAGACGGTCGGCGACCTGGTGCCGGCGGCCCTGCAGAAGGCCGCCTCGGATGACAAGGGCCTCGGATTCCTCCCGCACACGGCCATCTCGACCGCCGTGTGGTTCGACGCCGCCAAGCACCCGGAACTCGCGTCCGCTCCCCCGAAGACCTGGGATGAGTTCGTCGCGTACCTCAACAAGGCGAAGGCCGCCGGGCGGACCCCGATCTGCCAGGACGGGACCGTCCCGTTCTACAACGTCTATTGGCTGTACTCCGCCCTGGTGAACGCGGGCGGCTCGGGCAGCCTGCTGGGTCTTCAGAAGACCTCGGAGGCGTGGGACAAGCCGGAGGTCCTCGCGGCCGCGGACAAGGTGGAGCAGCTGGCCAAGGGCGGCTACTTCCAGCCGAACTTCATCGCCACCAAGTACCCGGCAGCCCAGAACGACTGGGTTCAGGGCAAGTGCGATCTGAACATCAACGGCACCTGGCTCGCCAGTGAAGTCACTTCCGGCACCCCGTCCGGCGCTCAGATCCGCTCCTTCCAGCTCCCGGTGGGCGGCAAGGACTCCGTGGAGGCCGGCGCACTGGGTCTCGGGGTGAACGCCAAGGGCAAGAACGCCGAAGATGCCAAGAAGTTCCTGGCCTTCTTCGAACAGTCCAAGTACCAGAAGCGCATCGCGGACGAGGCGAAGAACATCCCGGCCCGCAGTGACGTGCCGGCTCCCAAGGCCCTCTCGGACGCCCAGAAGGCCCTGGCCGAGGCCAAGGACGTGCACCTGACGTATGACACCGCGGCCGGCAACAAGGCCTGGTGGAACGACATGTTCCTGCCCCTGGACGACCAGCTCCTCCAGGGCAAGATCAGCGCGGCGCAGTTCGTCCAGCAGGGCAAGCAGAAGTCCGCTCAGATCATGGCCGGGCAGAAATGACCAGTCGCCTCGCGGATGCCGGGGCGGTCCCGCAGAGCCGGACCGCCCCGGCGGAGGTGGCCCGCAAGCCGCTGCTGCCGTCCCGGGAGAAAGTCTTCTGGGCCTTCCTCGGACCGGCCCTGGCGCTCTACACGCTGCTGTTCGTGGCCCCGTCCTTCTTCGGGGTCTGGGTCAGTCTCACCAAGTGGGCCGGGCCGGGATCGGAGATGTCCTGGCGTGGCCTGCAGAACTACGTGTCGCTCCTGGGCAATGAGGCCTTCCTCCGTTCCTTCGGCAACACCCTGGTGCTCGCGGTGGTCAGCGGGACGCTCGTCTTCGGCGTCACCTTCCTGAGCATGGTGGTGCTGCGACAGTTGAAGGGCCGGGCGTTCATCCGCTCCGTGGTCTTCCTCCCGGTGATCATCTCCCCCATCGCCGTCGGTGCGGCGATCGGCTTCCTGCTGAACCCCGACGGCGTGGCGAACCGCATCCTCGGCTTCTTCGGCATCGCGCCCATCGGCTTCCTCGGGCCGGACACCGTGTTCGCCTGCATCATCGGCGGGGTGGTCTGGTCTTCGACCGGCCTGTACATCGCGCTCATGCTCTCCGCCATGGACGCGATCCCGGAGGACCTGTACGAGGCGGCTCTTCTGACCGGCGCGTCGAAGTGGCAGCAGTTCCGCTTCATCACGCTGCCGCTCTCCTGGGACGTGTTCGCCGTGGCCTCGGTGCTGTGGGTGGTGAACAGTCTCAAGACCTTCGAGATCGTCATCGCCTTCACCACGGGCGGCGCGGTCGGTGTGCCGCCCATCCAGGCCCGCACCGTGGCGGTCCAGCAGTACAACTCGGTGGTGGTGAGCGGCGGCGTGCCGGACCTCGGCGCCGGCGCGGCCATGGGCGTCATCGTGACCGTCCTGACCATCATCCTCATCGTCCTGGTCCGCCGGATCACGGCCCGCGAACAGGTGGAGCTCTCATGAGGAAACTCGGCCGCTTCTGCGGCAACGTCTTCGTCCCGTCCGTCACCGTCGCCGCCTTGTGGGTGTGGGTGGCGTTCAACCTGGTGCTGGTCGCCTGGATCGGCATCCAGTCGCTCAAGACCTCGGGCGACATCATCCAGAACCCGTTCGCCCTGCCCACCGACCCGCAGTGGAAGAACTTCGGCACGGTCTGGGAGCTCGGGCAGTTCGCCCAGGCGGCGCTCAACAGCGTGGTCGTCACGGGACTCGGGGCGCTGCTCATCGTGGCGATCGCCGCTCCGGCCGCTTATGTGCTGGCCCGGTCGAGCAAAAGGGTGGCCGGCCCGCTCACGGCGTATTTCGCCGTCGGGCTCTCGATTCCGCTGCAGACGCTCGCGGTGCCGATCGTGGTGGCCAAACTGGGACTGAGCAGCTTCATGGTGGACTGGGTCACCGGCTGGTGGGACGACCGGATCACGCTGCTGATCTTCGAGGTCGTGTTCTCACTGCCGTTCGCCGTCTTCGTCCTCACGGGCTTCTTCCGGTCCCTGCCGCACGAGGTGGAGGAGGCCGCGGAGATCGACGGCGCGGGCCCGCTCACGCTGTTCCGGCAGATCGTGCTCCCGCTGGCGAAGCCGGGGCTGACCACCGTTCTGGTGCTCAACATCATCGGACTGTGGAATTCGGCGCTGCTCGTGATGCTGATCGTGTCCGATCCGGAACAGCGCACCCTTCCGGTGGCGCTCCTGAACCTGTACTCCGCCATGCAGTACAGCTCCGATTGGGGCGGCCTGTTCGCCGGGATCGTGATCCTCGTGTTCCCCATGGTCGTGCTGTATCTGTGGGTCGGACGGCGGATCATCGACGGCATGACCGCCGGCATGGGCAAGTAGGGCCGCCGGCGAGGGCCAGAATCAGGCCACGCGCCGTCGTCGCCGGATCAGCCCGGCGACGACGGCGCCCACGGCGCCGATCACCAGCGCCACCAGCACGTATCGCCACGACATCCCCGCCGGTCCGAGCGCAGCGACGAAGGTCTCTCCGGCCGCTTCCAGCGCATCCCTGGGATTGCGGAGGAGCACCCGGGAGCCCGCCGCGGTCATGATCCCGGTGAAGAGCGCGGGCACGATCCAGAGCAGGAACAGCGAGACGATCCAGGCCAGCACACGGCCCACGCTGTGCACGCCGCACCAGGCCAGCACCGCGCCCACCAGGACGGCGGGGAGCCATTCCAGCAACGGCAACGGGGATGCGATCCGGAACGGGCCATCCTGCGCGTACAGCAGCGTGCTGAGCCACGAGTCGACGACAAGGGCGCCTATCGTCAGGCCCAGCGCGGCGCCCGGCGCCGGAGCGCGGGACACGAGCACCGCGACCAGCAGGCCCACCACGATGGACGCGATGATCACCCCCAGGATGGTCCCGAAGTAGAGATCACTCCGCGAGTCCGCCGACAGTCCGGGCCGCACCTCGATCACGGTCTGAGCGGTGGCCGCACCTTGCACGAGCAGGAGGCCCACCCACGCGAAGACGAACCCCGCGGCGGTTCGCGGCCGGGCGACCCTTCGGAGCAACAGTCCGGCCAGAGCCGAGCCCGTCACCATCAGGGACACGAGCAGGATCAGGGAGTACTGGCTGAACGGCAGGGCGACCAGCGGCATCGCGTCCGGGGAGACCGGATCCGACCAGAGGTTCTGAAGCGGCAACCGCATCCCCTGAAGAAGCCAGGGCAGCAAGCCCACCAGGGCACAGACGACTCCGAGCAGGAAGCAGAGCCAGCCGGGCAGCCCGGAGCGTGTGCGTGAGCGGAGTGCCGGGGCCGTGTCCGTGTCCCGGGTGTGCTTGGTCTCCATGACCTGATCATGGCATGGGCGCCTCGGCGTCGTGCTTCCCACAGGCTGATCGGGCCGGGTCAGCCCGCCGAAGCCGCGGGCGACGGAGCGTCTCCGGCCCCGTCGCGGCCCAGCGGGAGGGTGACCTCCAGCTGGAAGCCGTCGGGGACCTGGCCGGCCCGGACCTTCCCGCCGTGCGCCTCGACGATGCCCCGCACGATCGCCAGCCCGAGACCCGCTCCCGAGGAGAGCGCCGACGGTTCCTCGGCGGTCCGGGCCGCATCGGCGCGCCACCCGACGTCGAAGATCCGCCCCAGATCCTCCGCGGCGACGCCCGGGCCCTGATCGAGCACCGTGAGGACCAACCGGTCCCCCTTCAGGGTGTCCGCCGCGATGAGGATCTCCGAATGCTCCGGTGCGTGCCGGATGCCATTGCTGAGCAGATTCCCCAGCACCCGGCTCAGCTCCCGCGGATCGGCCCACAGGACCCGCCCCTCGACGCCCCGCTGGGAGATCCGGATGTCCTTCCGTTCCGCCAGCGGCTGGACATCGGTCACGGCGTCCGAGACCAGGTCCAGCAGCTCCACCAGTTCCGGCTGGAGCCGCATGGTGCCCTCCTGGAGCTTGGACAGCTCGAACAGGTCGTCCACCATCCTCGTCATCGCCTCGGCGCGGGACCCGATCCGGCGTGCGGTGGCCCCGGCGTCCTCCACCACGCCATCCTCGAGGGCTTCCGCGAGCGCGCGGATCCCGGTGAGGGGCGTCCTCAGGTCATGCGAGATCCCGGCGTAGAACTGCCGCCGCGCGGCGTCGAGCTTCTCCAGTTCCGCGCGTGCGGCCGCGAGCCGGCGTGACGTTTCGGCGAGTTCCGCGGACAGCTCGTTGAACTCCTGCCAGCCAGGCGTTCCCGCCACGACGACGGCGCCGTCCCCCACCCGCTGC
The nucleotide sequence above comes from Arthrobacter woluwensis. Encoded proteins:
- a CDS encoding carbohydrate ABC transporter permease, which gives rise to MRKLGRFCGNVFVPSVTVAALWVWVAFNLVLVAWIGIQSLKTSGDIIQNPFALPTDPQWKNFGTVWELGQFAQAALNSVVVTGLGALLIVAIAAPAAYVLARSSKRVAGPLTAYFAVGLSIPLQTLAVPIVVAKLGLSSFMVDWVTGWWDDRITLLIFEVVFSLPFAVFVLTGFFRSLPHEVEEAAEIDGAGPLTLFRQIVLPLAKPGLTTVLVLNIIGLWNSALLVMLIVSDPEQRTLPVALLNLYSAMQYSSDWGGLFAGIVILVFPMVVLYLWVGRRIIDGMTAGMGK
- a CDS encoding carbohydrate ABC transporter permease, encoding MTSRLADAGAVPQSRTAPAEVARKPLLPSREKVFWAFLGPALALYTLLFVAPSFFGVWVSLTKWAGPGSEMSWRGLQNYVSLLGNEAFLRSFGNTLVLAVVSGTLVFGVTFLSMVVLRQLKGRAFIRSVVFLPVIISPIAVGAAIGFLLNPDGVANRILGFFGIAPIGFLGPDTVFACIIGGVVWSSTGLYIALMLSAMDAIPEDLYEAALLTGASKWQQFRFITLPLSWDVFAVASVLWVVNSLKTFEIVIAFTTGGAVGVPPIQARTVAVQQYNSVVVSGGVPDLGAGAAMGVIVTVLTIILIVLVRRITAREQVELS
- a CDS encoding ABC transporter substrate-binding protein, whose translation is MKNHSLRILTAVVLAGAVATGASACGQKNSASAAAERTLSYRSIWSADEPQAKILKSALDDFAQQEGVKVDVKFVGRTGGDALTTEMAAGKGPDLFDAGSDNLPAWRAQNLAAPVDDVLKMPVPGENGKTVGDLVPAALQKAASDDKGLGFLPHTAISTAVWFDAAKHPELASAPPKTWDEFVAYLNKAKAAGRTPICQDGTVPFYNVYWLYSALVNAGGSGSLLGLQKTSEAWDKPEVLAAADKVEQLAKGGYFQPNFIATKYPAAQNDWVQGKCDLNINGTWLASEVTSGTPSGAQIRSFQLPVGGKDSVEAGALGLGVNAKGKNAEDAKKFLAFFEQSKYQKRIADEAKNIPARSDVPAPKALSDAQKALAEAKDVHLTYDTAAGNKAWWNDMFLPLDDQLLQGKISAAQFVQQGKQKSAQIMAGQK
- a CDS encoding sensor histidine kinase; protein product: MLSPADLLLIVVTTAVCTGAVSLLAWLALRWNRRGSIASQFAIVIVAVVLSIACSTLAVLVEMFFSPHDLTVLVWVLGVSAVLSVTAAVLITGRTARRSLDALVASAQRVGDGAVVVAGTPGWQEFNELSAELAETSRRLAAARAELEKLDAARRQFYAGISHDLRTPLTGIRALAEALEDGVVEDAGATARRIGSRAEAMTRMVDDLFELSKLQEGTMRLQPELVELLDLVSDAVTDVQPLAERKDIRISQRGVEGRVLWADPRELSRVLGNLLSNGIRHAPEHSEILIAADTLKGDRLVLTVLDQGPGVAAEDLGRIFDVGWRADAARTAEEPSALSSGAGLGLAIVRGIVEAHGGKVRAGQVPDGFQLEVTLPLGRDGAGDAPSPAASAG
- a CDS encoding Gfo/Idh/MocA family protein, whose product is MQSASPTASAPPADAPTLAVIGAGLRSTVYAQRARATGAARIVAVAEPDPARRERFAREHGIPAENVFSDWEDLLAGERLADGVIIGTQDRMHAGPAVAAAGKGYHILLEKPIAPTEEEAARILAAAEENDVILAVCHVMRYSPYTRALRKILEDGTIGQVINVQHLEQVGWWHHAHSFVRGNWRKEAESASLLLAKACHDVDWLAYMMGAIPQRVSSFGALTHFTAAARPAGAADRCWDCPLEAICPYSAKRLYLGCLGDPEKEFWPLSAVTEDATPEGVERALRTGPYGRCVYACDNDVVDTQTVSLEFGTGATATITVTAFAALEHRKTRIFGTHGSIDGDGRHLRIHDFVSDSWTEIDTGGGDDASMAGGHGGADESLADAFFDALRHDDPSRILSSGRESLDTHRVVWAAETARKQGTVVTIPPTALSATHLSMTKQEESEYTA